A stretch of DNA from Candidatus Bathyarchaeota archaeon:
TTCAGCTATAGAAAAAGCTGTTGATAAGTACTATACTCTCTCTTTGCTTAAGGATTCAGGGTTACCAGTTCCCAGAACCATTGCCACAAGAAGCATTAAGGATGCAATAAGAGCATTCAAGGATTTCGGTGGAGAAGCCATAATTAAGCCATTATTCGGTTCAAGAGGAATAGGTACTGCGAGAATATCGGATGCCGATGTTGCTGAAAGAGTTTTTAGAACGCTAAAATTTTATCGTCATGTAATATATATTCAAGAATACATTCCCCATGGAAATAAAGATGTAAGAACATTTGTTGTAGGAAATGAAATAATTTCATCTATGCGAAGGATTTCAGATTCATGGAAAACAAACATAAGTAAAGGTGCTAAACCGACTAAGATGAAAATTGAAGGGGATATTAAAGAAATGAGTCTAAGAGCTGCTAAGGCAATCGGATGTGAAATAGCAGGTGTGGATCTTATGGAGACAAATAAAGGCCTTTTCATACTTGAAGTTAATTCTCAACCAGGATGGAGAGGACTCCAATCCATTTCAGAAGTAAATATAGCTGGAAAGATCATTGATTATTTAATCCAGAAATGTGACAGGTAATCATATATTAAGAGAATCTTAAAATCTTTTATTTTTACATTATCATGATTTATAGAATCTAGATGTAAAAAGCACTTTTTTCTAGGGATCTGATTGATGAGTAGCATTGTCTCTATGGGCAGAGGGGGTACGGGAAAGACCAGTTTTATCGCTTTATTAACCAAGTATTTTATCGAAAAGGATGAGACTCCTTTACTTCTTGTTGATGCTGATCCAGATCAAAGTTTAGCTGAAATGGTTGGAGCTAAGTTAGAAAAGACGATCTCAGAAATTTTGTATGAATTTCTAGAAGAAGGGGGTAATATAACAGAAGCATCCCCTCAAGAAAGGTTGGAACCTAGAGTATTAGAAAGTTTGTACGAAGGTGAACAATTCGATCTTATGGCAATAGGAACCAAATGGAAAGAGGGTTGCTATTGTCTACCAAATGATCTATTAAAGAAGATATTTCCGACTCTAACAAGAAATTATAAGCACGCATTGATTGATTCTCCTGCCGGCTTAGAGCATTTGAATAGAAGGATAACGGCTGAGGTGGATTACATATTCGATATTCTCAACCCTTCTAAAAAAGCATTTGACCATCTCAAAAGAGCCTTTAAGATAATTGAAGAACTGAAAATAAAATACGGAAATCTGTATTTAGTAGGTGGATATAATTTTCCAGAGAGATTATCAAAGCGTGCTGAAGAAACTGGATTTACATATTTAGGTAAAATTGATTATGATAAGGATTTAGAATCTTATGTTTTGGAGGGGGAGTCTCTTCTTGATTTGCCACTCACTTCTACAGCCTATATTTCGTTAAAAGAGATTATGAAGAAGATTACCTAATAATCGCTAGCTAAGATTCACTAATCTCTGGACTATTTTTTCTTTTATAGCGTTAGTTAGAAAGAATATTTATAACAATGTTATAATAATTAATCTCCCAGTATATGAAAGATTTTTTAGTAGCTGAAAAAAATAAGGGTTCTCAATATCGGATCCTTGTGTTACGCGGTGGCGTTATTATTGGCCAGACGTAAGAAAGTTGAATTAGACATAAAAGAATTGAATTCTAGCATCGGTGTAATGAAAGATCTAAAGCTTTCAATAGGCGGCGTCCTTGAGAAAGCTAAAAAAGAAGAGCTTGGGCCAACATCTTGCCCAAGTGTTACTGATCTTAGAGATTGGGATTTTAAGCTTCTCCAAAGATATAAGCCCTTCTATATGCCTTTCTGCGACCTTTGCTGCCTTTGTACTTTTGGCAAATGTGACTTAAGCGATGGTAAGAGAGGAGCTTGTGGACTTGATATGGAGGCCCAACAATCTAGGATCGTATTAATTGCAAGCTGTATAGGTGCTGCCACACACATAAGCCACGCTAGGCATTTAATTGATGAATTAATTCAGAAATATGGTCGGAAAAATCCAATTGATGTTGGAGGTACAAATGTGGATCTGAATGCTCCTGTAACTCAATTAATAACAGGAATTGAACCTAAAACCTTGAGCGACTTGGAAGATATTTTGGACTATCTTGAAACAGAAATTAACCACTTGCTTTCAGCAACTCATACTGGACAAGAAGGTAGCAATATTGATTTCGAGTCAAAAGTGCTGCATGCAGGAATGATGGATCAAGCCGGATTGGAGATTGCAGATATTGCACAGATTTCAACTTATGGTTTTCCAAAAGGAGATCCTGAAGCTCCACTTGCAGACATAGGTCTTGGAGTGGTTAATGCGACCAAACCTGTGATCATGATAGTTGGCCATAATGTAACTCCTTCGATTGGAATTATAGATTATCTTACAGAAAACAACCTCTATGATGAAGTTGAGGTTTGTGGTCTATGTTGTACTTCTCATGATATCACAAGATATAGCCCAAAAGCAAAAATTGTTGGGCCTATTTCATGGCAACTTCGATTTATTCGAAGTGGAATTCCTGATGTAATTGTAGTAGATGAGCAGTGTATTCGAGCCGACTCATTAGATGAAGCTAAGAAGATAGGGGCTCCTATAATTGCATCAAGCCCAAAGAACTGCCTAGGCTTAAAGGATAGAACTAAGGATTCCGTGGATGAAATTGTTGCTGATTTGGTGAATGGGAAAGTATCAGGTGTGTTAATTCTAGATTCAGATAAAGTAGGGGAAGTAGCCGTACGAACGGTAATGGAGATCGCTCCAAAAAGAAGTAAATTCAAAACCATTCCTAATTTGGATGAATTGATTAAAAATGCAAAGAAATGTACGCAGTGTGATGAATGCAGAAGAGCTTGTCCAAATGATATGAAAATTTCAGAGGCAATAAACGATGCTGCAAAAGGTGAACTAACTAAATTAATAAAACTCTATGAGGAATGCATCGGTTGTTCGCGTTGCGAAAATGCTTGCCCTAACGAGCTACCAATCCACAGCTTTATTGTGAAAGCAGCTGAGAAAAAATTGAAAGAAGAAAAGTTCAAGATACGTACGGGCAGGGGAGCCATACAAGATGTGGAGATAAGAAGGGTCGGAGGACCAATTGTTCTTGGAGAGATACCCGGTGTTGTAGCTCATGTTGGATGTGCTAACTACCCGAAAGGTGGAAAAGAAGTAGCTGAGATGATAGAAGAATTTGCAAAGCGTAGGTATATAGTAGTTACCTCTGGATGTGCTGCTATGTCAGCGGCTATGCATAAGAATGAAGATGGTAAGACGCCTTATGAAAACTTTTCAGGTGATTTCGATGCTGGTGGTTTATTAAATGTCGGCTCATGCGTATCTAATGCTCACATAGCCGGTGCTGCCATTAAGATTGCAAGTATTTTTGCAAAACGGAAATTAAATGCAAATTATGAAGAAATTGCTGACTATGTACTTAATCGTGTTGGAGCAGTTGGCATCTCATGGGGAGCCATGTCCCAAAAAGCAGCCTCAATAGCGAGTGGGTTTTGGAGGCTTGGCGTTCCAGTCATAGTTGGTCCCCATGGTTCTAAATACAGGAGAATGTTACTTGG
This window harbors:
- a CDS encoding AAA family ATPase translates to MSSIVSMGRGGTGKTSFIALLTKYFIEKDETPLLLVDADPDQSLAEMVGAKLEKTISEILYEFLEEGGNITEASPQERLEPRVLESLYEGEQFDLMAIGTKWKEGCYCLPNDLLKKIFPTLTRNYKHALIDSPAGLEHLNRRITAEVDYIFDILNPSKKAFDHLKRAFKIIEELKIKYGNLYLVGGYNFPERLSKRAEETGFTYLGKIDYDKDLESYVLEGESLLDLPLTSTAYISLKEIMKKIT
- the cdhA gene encoding CO dehydrogenase/acetyl-CoA synthase complex subunit alpha, coding for MARRKKVELDIKELNSSIGVMKDLKLSIGGVLEKAKKEELGPTSCPSVTDLRDWDFKLLQRYKPFYMPFCDLCCLCTFGKCDLSDGKRGACGLDMEAQQSRIVLIASCIGAATHISHARHLIDELIQKYGRKNPIDVGGTNVDLNAPVTQLITGIEPKTLSDLEDILDYLETEINHLLSATHTGQEGSNIDFESKVLHAGMMDQAGLEIADIAQISTYGFPKGDPEAPLADIGLGVVNATKPVIMIVGHNVTPSIGIIDYLTENNLYDEVEVCGLCCTSHDITRYSPKAKIVGPISWQLRFIRSGIPDVIVVDEQCIRADSLDEAKKIGAPIIASSPKNCLGLKDRTKDSVDEIVADLVNGKVSGVLILDSDKVGEVAVRTVMEIAPKRSKFKTIPNLDELIKNAKKCTQCDECRRACPNDMKISEAINDAAKGELTKLIKLYEECIGCSRCENACPNELPIHSFIVKAAEKKLKEEKFKIRTGRGAIQDVEIRRVGGPIVLGEIPGVVAHVGCANYPKGGKEVAEMIEEFAKRRYIVVTSGCAAMSAAMHKNEDGKTPYENFSGDFDAGGLLNVGSCVSNAHIAGAAIKIASIFAKRKLNANYEEIADYVLNRVGAVGISWGAMSQKAASIASGFWRLGVPVIVGPHGSKYRRMLLGRKDKEEDWYVYDARTGERVYVGPAPEHLFYAAETKEEAMVMTAKLCMRPNDTTKGRAIKLSNYIDLHKRYYGKLPDDIHLYVRRLSDVPITMKDEIVRILDKKDWKEKIIPDPTLLPRMIRKKGN
- a CDS encoding RimK family alpha-L-glutamate ligase, with product MKIGILTRNEESWCSSQLIKALRKRNVESLCLNFSNLVAKVGELPYVSFREMNLLDELTALLVRPIGRCSTEEIIFQMDVLHKLNREGLIIINHPSAIEKAVDKYYTLSLLKDSGLPVPRTIATRSIKDAIRAFKDFGGEAIIKPLFGSRGIGTARISDADVAERVFRTLKFYRHVIYIQEYIPHGNKDVRTFVVGNEIISSMRRISDSWKTNISKGAKPTKMKIEGDIKEMSLRAAKAIGCEIAGVDLMETNKGLFILEVNSQPGWRGLQSISEVNIAGKIIDYLIQKCDR